CGTGGCCCGGGCGAGGCTTCGGGGTGAAACTGCACCGCAAAAGCGGGGAGCGTGCGGTGGGCAATGCCCTCAACGGAGTTGTCGTTGACGTTGACGTGGGTGACGTCAAACTGCGCGGCAGGGGTAGAGGTCACGGCGTATCCGTGATTTTGGGCCGTCATCACAGTTCTGCCGGTGGCGAGGTCCTTGACGGGGTGGTTGCCGCCGCGATGCCCAAATTTGAGTTTATAGGTGTCGCCTCCGCAGGCGAGGGCTAGTATTTGCTGGCCTAGGCAAATGCCGAACATAGGCACATGAGGAAGTAGATCGCGCGTGGTCGCGACTGCCTGCGCGCTGTCCTTAGGGTCGCCCGGGCCGTTAGATAAAACAACGGCGGCGGGGTTTTGTGCCAATATCTCGCGTGCAGAGCTGGTGCTAGGGACAACCGTAATGCTGGCATCAAGCGCGGCGAGGGAATCGATGATGCTGGCCTTGGCACCAAAATCTACGAGTGTCACGTGCCATGTGCCGGTGTCCTTGGCGCGATACGGCTGTCGCGTACCGGCTAGGGCGGCTAGATCCTGACTGCGGCGAAACGTGCGCAGCGCGTGTACCGCTTGTGTGGCGGCGTCTTGGCTGCTCACAAACTGGCCTGGCAGTGTGCCGTGTGTGCGCAGGTGGCGTGTCAGAGCGCGCGTATCAACTCCGGCGAGGCCTGCGGTGCGGTTAAACTTAAGGAAGCTGTCGAGGTTTTGCGTGTGTGTCCAGTGCATAGGTCTAGAGCAGGCTTCGGCCACTACCAGACCTGCGGCATGGATGCGCGAACTCTCCGCAAAGCCCGGCGCGATGCCGTAGTTGCCGACGAGAGGATAGGTCAGCACGATAATCTGTTCGGCGTAAGAGGGGTCGGTAAGCACCTCTTGGTAGCCGGCCATACTGGTGTTAAACACCGTCTCACCGGTGACCTCACGCCAGTCGCCAAACCGAGTGCCGGAGAAAATAGTGCCGTCCAGCAAAACGAGAAAACCTTCTTTTGCCTGCATATTTATACCTCCCTTATAGAAAATACTACCTTCCTGCCAGGTGGCAAGAAAGTAGTATGTGCAAGCACATATACACTCCGGCGCACCCTTGCCAGCCTCACGGGGCTAGACTTAAAGGGCAGTCAAGTGATTATTCTTTCACGTATCTTAGGCTATAGCGAGCGAAATGTCAAGAGGGGGAGAGAGGGGGAGAGGGACGGAGGAGCGCGACATCGTGACTTGCATTCTGTTATCAACCAGTATATACTACTTATACAGAAGAAATATCTGACAGACGTAACCTATGTCTGCGGAACTGCAGACGAGGCAAACAAAGTGAACGGAGGTCCAATCATGTTAAGACTTGCTGTAATTTACTACAGCGCTTTCGGCACGAACTACACCTTAGCTAAGTGGGCGGAAGAGGCAGGCAAGGCGGCGCAGGCAGAAGTGCGCCTGCTGAAAGTGCGCGAGCTTGCGCCAGAGGGAGTTATCGACGGCAATCCAGCTTGGAAGGCTCACTACGAGGCGACTAGAGACATCCCCATAGCATCTCCTGAGGACATTGCTTGGGCAGACGCGATCATCTTCAGCACGCCGACCCGGTTTGGCAATATGGCCTCACAGATGAAGCAGTTCCTTGATACTACCGGTGGGATTTGGTTTCAGGGTAAGACGGTTAACAAGGTGGTTAGCGCCTTCACGTCGGCCCAAAACTTGCATGGTGGACAGGAGCAGACCCTGTTATCGCTGTACACCATGATGTATCACTGGGGAGCAATTGTAGTCGCCCCGGGATACACCGATGCGGCAGTGTTCAAGGCCGGCGGGAACCCGTATGGAACCAGTGTTAGCGTTGACGATGCCGGCAACATGAAGGAAGATGTGCGTGATGCCGTGGTTCACCAGACGAATCGAACCCTGCAGATTGCAGGTTGGTTGAAAAAGGGGATGCGGACGTAGGCTGGGAGGGAGAGTGATAGGGACGAAGGAGTGTCTCTTAGGGACGGAGGAGCGCGACATCATGTCGCGCTCCTCCGTCAGACCGTGCTCAAACGGGAGTTGACATGTTCGATGATTGCCTGTCGTGTCGCGTAGAGTGCTCTGTTCGCCTTTGTTCGCCTGTCTACCGTGTCCATGATGGGCTGGTACTTTGAACGGCTAATCCTTCGTCCGCGCTTAGAGGTGGTGCACAACTCCCTTACGGGGCACTCCTTGCATGCTTCCCAGTTGCGATATTCCACTCGCTCGGCCTCTGTCTTGTCATTGAGCCTAGTTAGGACTTTGCCTTGTGGACATGTGTATGTGTCTGTCTGGGGGTCGTAGACAAATTGGTCGTTCAGATATTCCTTTACGCCAGTTGAGTTCGCAGGGGTAGGCCTTGTCGCAAGTACTATAATGCCGGCGTCTTCACAGCGTTTAAGATCTTCAGCCATGTAGTAGCCCTTATCTACCATGTTTGTGAGCTCTTCTACCTCCAGCGCCTCTTGTGCCTTGGTCCCCATGACGCTGAGTTGCCCTTGGTCTGTCGCCGAATTAATAACGTCAGCCACAACGACTAAGCTGTGCTTCGCATCGACTACTGCTTGTACGTTGTAGCAGACATCAACGCCGTTATTGTGAACGCCCATTAGCCGTGAGTCTGGGTCAACCGTAGAGACTTCGCCGTTCCTGCTAATTTCCTCGGCAAGTGCGCGGTAGGCCTCCTTGCGGGCCTCATTATCTTTGAGTGCTTTCAC
The genomic region above belongs to Selenomonadales bacterium and contains:
- the wrbA gene encoding NAD(P)H:quinone oxidoreductase, producing the protein MLRLAVIYYSAFGTNYTLAKWAEEAGKAAQAEVRLLKVRELAPEGVIDGNPAWKAHYEATRDIPIASPEDIAWADAIIFSTPTRFGNMASQMKQFLDTTGGIWFQGKTVNKVVSAFTSAQNLHGGQEQTLLSLYTMMYHWGAIVVAPGYTDAAVFKAGGNPYGTSVSVDDAGNMKEDVRDAVVHQTNRTLQIAGWLKKGMRT
- the carA gene encoding glutamine-hydrolyzing carbamoyl-phosphate synthase small subunit gives rise to the protein MQAKEGFLVLLDGTIFSGTRFGDWREVTGETVFNTSMAGYQEVLTDPSYAEQIIVLTYPLVGNYGIAPGFAESSRIHAAGLVVAEACSRPMHWTHTQNLDSFLKFNRTAGLAGVDTRALTRHLRTHGTLPGQFVSSQDAATQAVHALRTFRRSQDLAALAGTRQPYRAKDTGTWHVTLVDFGAKASIIDSLAALDASITVVPSTSSAREILAQNPAAVVLSNGPGDPKDSAQAVATTRDLLPHVPMFGICLGQQILALACGGDTYKLKFGHRGGNHPVKDLATGRTVMTAQNHGYAVTSTPAAQFDVTHVNVNDNSVEGIAHRTLPAFAVQFHPEASPGPREAAHLFGKLRAMASKERECILA
- a CDS encoding transposase, which translates into the protein QEVMWLLRKLTPDYKTIADFRRDNREPLTRVFAQFNALCREWGLIGGEVVATDGTKIRASNSKRNNYSAKKVARHLEYLENKERAYLEGLDECDSSECTPPLDRASIVKALKDNEARKEAYRALAEEISRNGEVSTVDPDSRLMGVHNNGVDVCYNVQAVVDAKHSLVVVADVINSATDQGQLSVMGTKAQEALEVEELTNMVDKGYYMAEDLKRCEDAGIIVLATRPTPANSTGVKEYLNDQFVYDPQTDTYTCPQGKVLTRLNDKTEAERVEYRNWEACKECPVRELCTTSKRGRRISRSKYQPIMDTVDRRTKANRALYATRQAIIEHVNSRLSTV